From the Trifolium pratense cultivar HEN17-A07 linkage group LG4, ARS_RC_1.1, whole genome shotgun sequence genome, the window tagaaaagtggaagttggacactttataagtgagatgatccataaacctaacaccttaaggttttgggttatagtgtggtgtccaactcacttataaaattgttcttaagcccaatgtgaATGATTTCCTGATTGCCTCTCGTGATGACACAACAATgcattttttgttgatatttttgaaaatagattttataaaaccgtttttcataatattacaagtttttttatatttgttttttctaaattgaaacactaattttgacatcatataacataaacatacatTATTGGAGAtcaaaacataattaaaatcgcaattttttcaaaaagttgtatttcaaaaatgatttttatgaaaatctatttgaaatagcttcaaaattaaatgtttgtttgaaattttgatatccaattttttttttcaatataacaataaatacctaaaataacattttaagaataactattcttAAAAGAATAACTATTCGaactaaattttcatttgaaacttttataaaatgtttctttgtaaattttttttacacaaaattttGTAACActataaaatctattttaaataaaaatttaaaacaaatagGCCCTATGATACTTCTAAAATATGTATCCATGTGTATTCCTAACATACGTATCTCATATGCATCCGATAAatactttaattttaaaatgaaaaaaaaactaatatactTCTATAAATTATTAGGGAGTTTCAGAGAGTGTGTTCAAGAGGAGAGACCGCATAGATACCAAAATTTTAGGggaaccaatttttatttttgcttagtGTGTATGTATGTGCGTGCACTCGCGTGTGCGTGCATGCTTCTgtgtgtgttaaaataaataaattatataattattataactaaattttaaaataaacttagacTCTTATGATCTTAGTAGTGAAATCTAtttgaagaattcaaagttATCAAATAAATTGTAACAATTGAATCTATATGATGTGAACTTTTCGATATTAACATAATCTGTACCTTTTCTTTCatagtatatatttataattatatgacttataaaattataacttGCACAAGACACTCAAATTCTCAGGGATGGATACGTATCCACAAATATCGATATTCATTACGTGTACTTtaccaattttaaaaactaCCCGGGCTTCCTAATGATATATTTTGCAATGTAAAAAGTTCTCTTAGATCGATTGCAACGACATGCCTAGCAAAATCACCAACAttcacaaaaattaaatatttatgatGGAAGAATGGTATAGCCTTCAATCACACAAACTCATAGATGCAATGCAACACCTCAATCTCCTTGCCAGGTAGCAATATTAAGTTCACAAATCacattttgatgttttaaaacaaaaccTTTCACCTACCTCTCAATTTTCTCTACCATATATTCTCTTACTCTATAAAAACCTTTCTCCCCCATATCATCAATGCATCAAACTAGTACTCATTGCTACTACAATTCTTATCTTTTCCATTCATTTGCAATAAGCCTTAACATTCATCAAAACCACAAAATGATGTTGAAGAAGCAATCTCATATCTTGTCCTTCTCATTGGCAATAGTAGTTTCCCTCTTGTACTCTACCACGATAACTTTATCGCAATTATCACCTGCTAATGCTCCGATAAAACCAACCCTACCTTCCCCGACAGTACCAGCCGCAGCCCCGAAACCATTGGTTCCCTCATTACCACAATCACCTTCACCCACCGATGCCACGCCTGACACTCCAAGCGTTGACATTGTTGGAATCCTGAGGAAGGCCAAGTCATTCAACGTCCTAATCCGACTCATGAAAACAACTCAATTGACTAACCAACTAAATTCACAACTATTGACTATCAAATCAGGTGGATTAACAATTCTTGCACCAGATGACAACGCCTTCTCAGGACTCAAAGCAGGATTTCTCAACTCTCTTTCCGATGGACAAAAACTCGAGTTGTTACAGTTCCACGTTATTTCAGACTACGTATCTAGCTCAAACTTCGACACTTTGACAAACCCTGTTAGAACACTTGCTGGAGCTAAACCCGGAAAGGTGGAATTAAATGTGATTAGTTATGGTGGAAGTGTGAACATATCGACAGGGGAAGTCAACACTACAATTGACGGCATTATATATACCGATAAACATCTCGCTATTTATAAAGTTGGTAAAGTACTACTTCCTACAGAATTCTTTTCCGTTGCTAAGGCACCGGGGAAGGCACCATCTTTGGCACCAGAACCTTCAGCATTGACTCCAAAAGCCGATAAGGAGAAACCATCATCAGCAGATTCCTCAGATTCATCATCTCAGGTTAAGCCTTCGAATGATAGTTCTGGTACTGCGAAAATCAACGTGAATGGAAAGTGGATTTCCATTGTTCTTGGTCTTGGAATTGTTATCTTAACTTCACGTTGATTTTCGCAGTACCGGAACTATCTACAACAGGATTTTAATTTACCAATGTTCTATCTAATTAGGTAACATGATATTAATATTCTTGAGTATATGATGAATTGTTATGTAATAATTGTGAGAGATGAGTGATTAATTACTATAGtgataaatttatatatcagaGTGGATTAGGGGATCTGAGATTCGTATCTATCTctgaatttatatttattattctaATATGAGAGTGTTAAGCATTTTATGGTACAATTTTATTCCATTTTGCTTGTATTCTAATTCTTTCTGTTTTCTTGTTCTGCTTTTGTATGGATTTGTATTCTAATTAATTAGTTATAAACTATGTTGCCTAggtacgggtacggtaccggtatccggtaccGGTACTGATACGCGGtacgatatttttagaaaatttaaggtacgggtacgttagtataaaatattagaaaaattatttttaagtgaattattatcatcatgctttgaagatttaattttttttgtctatcgtctcaactattttcataaaaaatgagagataattgaaatataataaaaaattataatattttaagagaatTTTCAACGGTCAATATGTTTTTTCCGTATTgatcatcataaatcaaccaaataaaaatgggtacggAATCGGTGCGTACCATACGAGTACCATGGAGTATCCGGTACTGATACGTACCCGGTACGGGTACTTCACCGTTTTAGGAGTACCCATGCTACATAGGTTATAAATGTGTGTGTATGGATAAAGACTATAGTCTTTTTCCTATTGAGTTAGTTCtgttttctctttatttatatTGAATAAAGACTATAAAATTTGGCCACTGTAATCTTTATTCAATATAAATAAACACAGTCACCAATTCATGCACCTTACAAATAGCATTtcgataaataaataaatgcagcCAATTGATGTAGTGTATTAACCTACTAACGATAATGTTCGATTTCACCCCCACAAGTTTACCACCCCCGCTCCCTTTTGCATTTGCCAGCCATccgttgatttttaattttgactaaaaattgtttatgttgcattgtaaaataaattaaaaaacatttaaaataaaaatatttgttttaaaaaactatattaattaataaaaggtttaataaattttatttttggtacataaaggGGGCAAAACCCCTAATAAATACTCCTCCGTCAcaaatctttagtctttttacctttttaattttgtcccaaaactttagtccttttaagaaaccaatgcaAATTTAGTAATACTTTACCATGTGTACCCGTACAAAAGTTAaagcattaattaaatatattttctctttcttaataaagtaagggtaaaaatgactttacttatcatttcttaatctccgtgcaaaactgatgaaatacaaaagcaagtattttctttatatcgtatccacagggactagtgcgATATTAATTGTAAATATACAAAttccatgattttaagtgcGGGTTTGTTTCGATTTGGTTTTGTAACGTAAAATCGTGATATGAAAGTGCGTAATAAACTTTGGATATAAAAACTTGTTGGGATCGGATTTATCAAATCATTCACATGTATCCGTTAACTatcgatatatatatttcatttaccaatctATATCGTCACGTATTACTCGTCGATCATATCCGTGTCCGGAATATGTCTTGAAATCTATTGAATCTATTAATTTTCCGAtatctcgaatcattaatcgataaAATAGTATTAAGCTTTAATACTTTAGGTGACTATTAAATCCCAAaatctatgtctaaactttgAAATCTAACAAGTGATTATCCTAAATCTTTGATTCAAATAACATATGTCTATATCATTTAAATCCTTTGAGATAAGCATAAAAACAAAGATATCActaatattgattgataaataaaactCATATAGCAAAGTTAAACTAGATTCATGATCATAATTTAATTACATCCAACCCCAACAAAAGAGATTTAGCTATGAATAGCCATAATAAACTTACAAAAGAGTGAAGATGAGAAGGATTGAAAGACCATAgggcttgatttctcaagttgtgTGGAATCCACCTTCAAAACCTTACTAAACAGGATCTATCTATAAAAATCGTATTTTTCTATCTGATATTAGCTAGCTATATCCATTACAAAATGATCTAAaatgctatttatagacttcTGAAATGggcctgttcgctaagcgaatccttgttcgctaagcgaagaaGTTGCTTAGTTGAAGAGGTTTGCTGACACGTGTATTTAGCTGTGACTCATCCTTTGCTCGCTAGGTGTTCGCTacagcgagcttattcgctgcatgctcgctgggTGTTCGCCAAGTACCCTGGACTCCCTGCCTTTGTTCGCTGAGGCCTCGCTGTAGCGAGTTTGTTCGCTGCAGGTTCGCTGGGGGTTCGCTGGGTGTTCGCCAAGTACCCTGAACTCCCTGCCTTtgttcgctgcatgctcgctgatgcttcgctgcagcgaatgcttcagaattttgtttcttttcttagtATCAGCATGAACCTAACAAAATGGTTGGATTTGATAATTCTTGCACAAATTCTTAGTACACactatatttacatcaaaagtgttttatattccaaggatttgttatcaaaattcattcaataagTGCCTTTTAAACATGTATTTTAACCAATATTTAGCACTTATCAAATCTCCCcaacttaggactttgtttgtcctcaaacaaaaggtatTTTAACAAGCTCAATATTCATTCAAAAGAGTGggtttgtaatcaatcaaagttttcAAAATCTCAGAGCACAAGTAAAGCAATGTCATCTCAAAGACTAGTTCCCAAAacattcaaagaaaataaaGCATGATCATGAAATGATTCCTATGCCTAAGCAAAATTCTCAACATTCTTATCAAACAATCAAGACTCAAGTGTTATCTCAAATTTCTCACAATTATTTCTCTCAAGGGTAAGTGTTTAACTCAATCCAAGCAACGTgcatgcaacaattcaattcaaacatttatcCAAGCAATATCACAAAACATGCTATCAGTTGTGGATCACTAAGGACTTTATCAAGCTTGTAATGGGGCTGGGCTacaaaaattcattgtttttctaTGGATTCAAAAAGCCTGAAGGATAAGAGAGCACAAAATCTGCAAAATTCATCTCATGATTCATTTACTCCCTTTCTTTTTCCCCCTATTTCCATTTGTGGTGATTCTTTTGTTTTGACACttttcacaaaattttgttttcttttctcatttccTTTTGACTTTCAATTGTGTCAAgcaactcttttatttttttacatattttcttttctttttcaatcaccACAACACTACCTTTTTCAaccaatttatttatctatttttcaaCCTACTTCTCCCCAACTTGAATCTTATCATATAACCCTTATAAAAATACACTTGCTCTcctatcctaagacaagggtagagtagttgtttttcttttctttcggtttcagggtttataaaacaaacaattttcaaattttaaggCTCAAATGGGGACACAAAAGATCACTATCTCACAGGGTAGGTTAAATTTGGCTAAGTGGTTAtcactcaaaaagaaacaaggccttgatcatatccacaaCATCAAACACATTAGTGACAGCAAGATTAAGCTAAAATCAAATGAGCATACACAATTGCCGGCACTCtcatatttatgtaaacaatggaaagttcacacattTTCACCCAGCTAGATTGGATAACACAAGTT encodes:
- the LOC123919982 gene encoding fasciclin-like arabinogalactan protein 12, translated to MHQTSTHCYYNSYLFHSFAISLNIHQNHKMMLKKQSHILSFSLAIVVSLLYSTTITLSQLSPANAPIKPTLPSPTVPAAAPKPLVPSLPQSPSPTDATPDTPSVDIVGILRKAKSFNVLIRLMKTTQLTNQLNSQLLTIKSGGLTILAPDDNAFSGLKAGFLNSLSDGQKLELLQFHVISDYVSSSNFDTLTNPVRTLAGAKPGKVELNVISYGGSVNISTGEVNTTIDGIIYTDKHLAIYKVGKVLLPTEFFSVAKAPGKAPSLAPEPSALTPKADKEKPSSADSSDSSSQVKPSNDSSGTAKINVNGKWISIVLGLGIVILTSR